CCTTACCCTCTGAGCCTACCGCCTCTGAAAGGTATGGCAGGTAAAAGCCTGCACCAGTGCCCACATCAAGCACCTTCATACCTTTTCTTAACCCAAACTCCCTTAGG
Above is a window of Aquificaceae bacterium DNA encoding:
- a CDS encoding methyltransferase type 11, which produces MGHKFDPSKLQKLDDPSRLELFDPQKVLREFGLRKGMKVLDVGTGAGFYLPYLSEAVGSEGK